A single window of Crassostrea angulata isolate pt1a10 chromosome 8, ASM2561291v2, whole genome shotgun sequence DNA harbors:
- the LOC128158007 gene encoding uncharacterized protein LOC128158007, with amino-acid sequence MIRFQISRYFYTAVLTSRDQSFSQLCSFKIESMDHTIPQEHSMSQEVKTCEICAAAQLQIFCNNCQISLCGKCDTEHRKGGLCGLHDKVLFPDLNKLLFPSCTIHQDQTCHSYCKQCDIPVCNKCKTQTHHDHHELIEMAHFVSTKLNEIKAEIEELLKKVIPRCRQTKADTASKLSMTEVKYDQMIHELEIHRKNWHQEVDGIFNRVRKKIHSEKEKSLRELQNHQSDLAQIYNVMYQTVQEDRNILMSKEAAIIAAHKSRLMDCSQLKPGPDIKIPILKTKINNGRELSLELENIDASLTQNSSVRNMMASISNETNLPNDCTSITNSIPNENVPSIPLCDLSALNGRPVSKSYSKVADSIAKATKKLLLIKQGDKCLQRKIKQESTFTCPSSLGPSQVMSRSLDLHPTENMACSAVKTMEVSVIKNTTRDRSKSLDQSKQNPVEELTKTILVDHHTKAEQKSLTERFSAFPLTNGQLLKKARVISSFTTGLENLTAVACYRSREAWICGETKVIKRLDIQGFQKNALLATCKYFPGDIAVTRDGELIFSNVNTRAVTVVREEKTEILIQVPKGWHPCKLCCTSSGDILVAMFTSDDKNHKIVRYHEGKITQEIEKDVNYENPLFQEGRHPVYVAENTNGDICAADPNAEMVVVVHNRGKEKFRYDGTAAKRAKPFIPGPIVTDPSGHIIVTDQINDCLHILDKNGQFLGCIGDCGLDQPTGLSVDKEGRLWVGSYNTGNVKVIEYLKPRKSGPSQEQSLHFNDKN; translated from the coding sequence ATgataagatttcaaatatcaCGTTATTTTTATACTGCAGTTTTAACTTCAAGAGATCAATCTTTCTCCCAACTGTGTTCATTTAAAATAGAGAGTATGGACCACACCATACCACAGGAACACTCAATGTCACAAGAAGTCAAGACATGCGAGATCTGTGCCGCGGCCCAGCTCCAGATATTTTGCAACAACTGTCAAATCAGCTTGTGTGGAAAGTGTGACACAGAGCACAGAAAAGGAGGGCTGTGTGGTTTACATGACAAAGTGCTGTTCCCAGACCTAAACAAACTGCTGTTTCCTAGCTGTACCATCCATCAAGATCAGACCTGTCATTCCTACTGTAAACAATGCGACATTCCCGTCTGCAATAAATGCAAGACCCAGACTCACCATGATCACCATGAGCTGATCGAGATGGCTCACTTTGTCAGTACAAAACTCAATGAGATTAAGGCCGAGATAGAAGAGCTGCTGAAAAAAGTCATCCCCAGGTGTAGACAAACTAAAGCAGACACTGCCTCCAAACTCTCCATGACTGAAGTCAAATACGACCAGATGATCCATGAATTGGAGATTCATCGGAAAAACTGGCATCAGGAAGTAGACGGTATATTCAACAGGGTCAGGAAGAAAATTCACAGCGAGAAGGAGAAAAGCCTCAGAGAACTACAAAACCATCAGTCTGATCTTGCCCAGATTTACAATGTTATGTACCAAACAGTTCAAGAGGACAGGAACATATTGATGTCAAAGGAGGCTGCCATAATAGCTGCCCACAAGTCTAGATTGATGGACTGCTCACAACTTAAGCCTGGTCCTGACATCAAAATTCCGATACTAAAGACAAAGATAAACAACGGGAGGGAACTCTCTTTAGAGCTGGAAAACATTGACGCTTCCCTAACTCAGAATTCAAGTGTTAGAAACATGATGGCGAGCATctcaaatgaaacaaatttacCAAACGATTGTACCAGTATCACCAATTCAATACCAAATGAAAATGTGCCATCAATACCACTATGTGACCTTTCTGCACTAAATGGAAGACCAGTATCAAAATCTTATAGTAAGGTAGCAGATAGCATTGCTAAGGCAACTAAAAAATTGTTGCTGATTAAACAAGGTGATAAATGTCttcaaagaaaaatcaaacAGGAATCTACATTTACATGTCCAAGTTCTCTAGGTCCATCACAAGTGATGTCAAGAAGTCTAGATCTGCACCCCACAGAGAACATGGCTTGTTCGGCTGTGAAAACGATGGAGGTCAGTGTCATAAAAAATACTACAAGAGATAGGTCAAAGTCTTTAGACCAATCTAAACAAAATCCAGTAGAAGAGTTAACAAAGACAATACTAGTAGACCACCACACTAAAGCAGAACAGAAATCTTTGACAGAAAGATTTTCGGCTTTTCCTTTGACAAATGGGCAGCTGTTGAAAAAAGCTAGAGTGATATCTAGTTTTACAACAGGACTAGAGAATCTGACTGCAGTAGCTTGCTACAGGAGCCGAGAGGCGTGGATTTGCGGAGAAACCAAGGTCATCAAGCGACTTGACATCCAAGGCTTCCAGAAGAATGCACTGCTTGccacatgtaaatatttcccaGGAGACATTGCGGTGACGAGAGATGGTGAACTGATCTTCAGCAATGTCAACACTAGGGCAGTTACTGTAGTCAGGGAGGAGAAAACAGAAATACTGATACAGGTCCCAAAAGGCTGGCACCCTTGTAAACTCTGTTGTACTTCATCTGGAGATATTCTGGTCGCGATGTTCACGTCTGACGACAAGAATCACAAAATTGTTCGATACCACGAGGGAAAAATTACCCAGGAGATCGAAAAAGATGTCAACTATGAGAATCCCCTGTTCCAAGAAGGGAGACATCCAGTTTATGTTGCTGAAAATACAAATGGGGATATTTGTGCAGCAGATCCGAATGCAGAGATGGTGGTTGTGGTCCACAATAGAGGAAAGGAAAAGTTTCGATATGACGGAACAGCTGCAAAGAGAGCCAAGCCTTTCATACCTGGACCAATCGTGACAGACCCCTCAGGACACATCATTGTAACTGATCAGATTAACGACTGCCTCCATATCTTGGACAAGAATGGACAGTTCCTGGGCTGTATTGGTGATTGCGGGCTAGACCAACCCACAGGGCTCAGTGTGGACAAGGAGGGAAGGTTATGGGTCGGGTCATACAATACTGGGAATGTGAAGGTCATTGAATACCTGAAGCCAAGAAAAAGTGGGCCTTCACAGGAACAAAGCCTGCATTTTAATGACAAAAACTGA